A genomic window from Pseudogulbenkiania sp. MAI-1 includes:
- the betA gene encoding choline dehydrogenase, whose product MEHTFDYIIVGAGSAGCVLASRLTEDPNVSVLVLEYGGSDKSVIIQMPSAFSLPMNTKKYNWHYETAAEPHLDGRRLHCPRGKVLGGSSSINGLVYIRGHAYDFDEWESLGAKGWGYRHCLPYFKRAESFKFGGDDYRGGNGPLATNNGNNMQNPLYGAWVEAGAQAGYIKTADCNGYMQEGFGAMHMTVKNGVRWSTANAYLRPAMQRPNLTVITHAMTRQILLEGKRAVGVTYDQNGVTHTVCCRREVLVSSGPIGSPHLLQRSGIGPAKVLKKAGIEVKHDLPGVGENLQDHSEIYIQFACKEPVTLNGKMSLWGKALIGLRWLLFKDGLGASNHFEAGGFIRSEAGLRWPDIQFHFLPAAMRYDGDKPFKGHGFMVLTGPNKPKSRGHVHVVSPDPYVHPEIRFNYLESEEDREGFRRCVRLTREIIGQPAMDRYRGVELAPGPEVQTDDEIDAFVRANMESTMHPCGSCRMGEDDMAVVDSELRVRGIEGLRVIDSSVFPTEPNGNLNAPTIMLAERAADLVRGRQPLPPAEVPVGLAEGWQSRQRTKAPLRKVAV is encoded by the coding sequence ATGGAACATACTTTCGATTACATCATCGTGGGGGCAGGTTCCGCTGGCTGCGTGCTGGCCAGTCGCCTGACCGAAGACCCGAACGTCAGCGTGCTGGTGCTGGAGTACGGCGGCAGCGACAAGAGCGTCATCATCCAGATGCCGAGCGCGTTCTCCCTGCCGATGAACACCAAGAAGTACAACTGGCACTACGAAACCGCCGCCGAACCCCACCTCGACGGCCGTCGGCTGCATTGCCCGCGCGGCAAGGTGCTGGGCGGCTCCTCGTCGATCAACGGCCTGGTGTACATCCGCGGCCATGCCTACGACTTCGACGAATGGGAGTCGCTGGGGGCCAAGGGCTGGGGCTACCGCCATTGCCTGCCGTACTTCAAGCGCGCCGAGAGCTTCAAGTTCGGCGGCGACGACTACCGCGGTGGCAACGGCCCCTTGGCCACCAACAACGGCAACAACATGCAGAACCCGCTGTACGGCGCCTGGGTGGAGGCCGGCGCCCAGGCCGGCTACATCAAGACCGCGGACTGCAACGGTTACATGCAGGAAGGCTTCGGCGCGATGCACATGACGGTGAAGAACGGCGTGCGCTGGTCCACCGCCAACGCCTACCTGCGCCCGGCGATGCAGCGCCCGAACCTGACCGTCATCACCCACGCCATGACGCGGCAGATCCTCCTGGAAGGCAAGCGCGCGGTCGGCGTCACCTACGACCAGAACGGCGTCACCCATACCGTGTGCTGCCGCCGCGAGGTACTGGTGTCGTCCGGGCCGATCGGCTCGCCGCATCTGCTGCAGCGTTCCGGCATCGGTCCGGCCAAGGTGCTGAAGAAGGCCGGCATCGAGGTCAAGCACGACCTGCCGGGGGTTGGGGAGAACCTGCAGGATCACTCGGAAATCTACATCCAGTTCGCCTGCAAGGAGCCGGTGACGCTCAACGGCAAGATGAGCCTGTGGGGCAAGGCGCTGATCGGCCTGCGCTGGCTGCTGTTCAAGGACGGCCTGGGCGCCAGCAACCACTTCGAGGCGGGCGGCTTCATCCGCTCCGAAGCCGGCCTGCGCTGGCCCGACATCCAGTTCCACTTCCTGCCGGCGGCGATGCGCTACGACGGGGACAAGCCGTTCAAGGGGCACGGTTTCATGGTGCTGACCGGGCCGAACAAGCCCAAGAGCCGCGGCCACGTGCACGTGGTGTCGCCCGACCCCTACGTTCATCCGGAAATCCGCTTCAACTACCTGGAGAGCGAAGAGGATCGGGAAGGCTTCCGCCGCTGCGTGCGCCTGACGCGCGAGATCATCGGCCAGCCGGCCATGGACCGATACCGCGGGGTTGAACTGGCGCCGGGGCCGGAGGTGCAGACCGACGACGAGATCGACGCCTTCGTGCGCGCCAACATGGAAAGCACCATGCACCCGTGCGGCTCCTGCCGCATGGGCGAGGACGACATGGCGGTGGTCGATTCCGAGCTGCGCGTACGCGGCATCGAAGGCCTGCGCGTGATCGACTCCTCGGTGTTCCCGACCGAGCCCAACGGCAACCTCAACGCGCCGACCATCATGCTGGCCGAACGCGCCGCCGACCTGGTGCGCGGCCGCCAGCCACTGCCGCCGGCCGAGGTGCCGGTGGGCCTCGCCGAGGGATGGCAATCCCGCCAGCGCACCAAGGCCCCCCTGCGCAAGGTCGCCGTTTGA
- a CDS encoding sugar phosphate isomerase/epimerase gives MLSTDEAAKIIERIDAIPLYLHAYAFHLNMRCGKIRPQQLLEIAHHHALRGVKIHVVDGEEQSLRYASLDCLHDFGGQAKAFGLEVHIETSSSEAHDIDEAVRIARHTGATSVRFYPRYEGHLSEVMRRVAADIQYMKARYGESGLRFTIEQHEDLKSHELVALVESSGWDRLSILFDFANMINANEDPLMALETMSPYVTEVHIKDAKIVREATGQGHLACKSGQGDLPFEALLTRLLCLGDGAPQVLAYGLEEEVDYYAPPFRHDGEGPDPLIPWREMSETPLPSHDLAARLSREIDDAIDQMAFVHQTLARIKQKALARLHGGAGHS, from the coding sequence ATGTTAAGCACGGACGAAGCGGCCAAGATCATCGAGAGGATCGACGCCATTCCGCTGTATCTGCACGCCTATGCGTTTCACCTGAACATGCGCTGCGGCAAGATACGACCGCAACAGCTGCTGGAGATTGCCCACCATCATGCCCTGCGCGGGGTCAAGATTCACGTGGTGGACGGTGAGGAGCAGTCGCTGCGCTACGCCTCGCTGGATTGCCTGCACGACTTTGGCGGCCAGGCCAAGGCGTTTGGCCTGGAGGTCCATATCGAGACCAGCTCGTCCGAAGCGCACGACATCGACGAGGCGGTACGCATCGCCCGGCACACCGGGGCCACGTCGGTACGCTTCTACCCGCGCTACGAGGGCCATCTGAGCGAGGTGATGCGCCGGGTCGCGGCGGATATCCAGTACATGAAGGCGCGCTATGGCGAGAGCGGCCTGCGCTTCACCATCGAGCAGCACGAGGATCTGAAAAGCCACGAGCTGGTGGCCCTGGTCGAGAGCAGCGGCTGGGATAGGCTGTCGATCCTGTTCGACTTCGCCAACATGATCAATGCCAACGAAGACCCGCTAATGGCGCTGGAAACCATGTCACCGTATGTGACCGAGGTCCATATCAAGGACGCCAAGATTGTCAGGGAGGCCACCGGGCAGGGGCATCTGGCCTGCAAATCCGGTCAGGGCGACCTGCCGTTCGAGGCCTTGCTGACCCGGCTGCTGTGCCTGGGGGACGGAGCGCCGCAGGTGCTGGCCTATGGGTTGGAAGAAGAGGTGGATTATTACGCCCCCCCCTTCCGCCACGACGGCGAAGGCCCGGACCCGTTGATTCCCTGGCGCGAGATGAGCGAAACGCCGCTGCCGAGCCATGACTTGGCGGCGCGGCTATCCCGGGAAATCGACGATGCCATCGATCAGATGGCCTTTGTCCACCAGACCCTGGCCAGAATCAAGCAAAAAGCGCTGGCGCGGTTGCACGGCGGGGCCGGCCACTCCTGA
- a CDS encoding Na/Pi cotransporter family protein — protein MFLVLLHLAGGVALLTWGLHMVESGIMRACGAGLRQVMAGSLSNRFKAFLAGLGVTAVLQSSTATGLIASAFAARKLMTPVTGLAIMLGANVGSTLIVQAFSLDLSWLSPACLVAGMALFERGKGSQHGNIGRALIGLGLMLLALALLVGTMRQAETAPAVRSILGVLTGQPLLTAGLAALLTWCAHSSTPVVLFVMSLAGAHAMPLDSALAMVLGANIGSALNPYVEGAKGNDNVRKRLPTGNLLLRGGVCLALLPLVSLLADLLSGWSSDASHLIAHVHTLLNLAIAVVFIGLLGPLAELLERLFPDNRQAESPDAPRYLDPSAIGSPSVALACATREALHMGDVVEDMLRRSIPALLGDDRRMVSEVVRRDDAVDRLHEAIKLYVTAVTREGLEPADGRRAMAIMSFVINMEHIGDIVDKNLMELAAKKIKGKLRFSEEGAAELLALHEQVLDSFHRAQAAFVSSCVKTAERILDDKVTVRDLEREGADKHLLRLRDGRPESILSSSLHLDVLRDLKRIHSHICATAYPILEQQVAAE, from the coding sequence ATGTTTCTCGTTTTGTTGCACCTGGCCGGTGGCGTCGCCCTGCTGACCTGGGGTCTGCACATGGTGGAATCCGGCATCATGCGGGCCTGTGGCGCCGGCCTGCGCCAGGTGATGGCCGGCAGTCTCAGTAACCGCTTCAAGGCGTTCTTGGCGGGCCTGGGCGTCACCGCCGTCCTGCAGAGCAGCACCGCCACCGGGCTGATTGCCTCGGCCTTTGCCGCGCGCAAGCTGATGACGCCGGTGACCGGCCTGGCGATCATGCTGGGGGCCAATGTCGGCTCGACGCTGATCGTGCAGGCGTTCTCGCTCGACCTGAGCTGGCTGTCGCCGGCCTGTCTGGTGGCGGGTATGGCGCTGTTCGAGCGAGGCAAGGGGTCGCAGCACGGCAATATCGGCCGGGCACTGATCGGCCTCGGCCTGATGCTGCTGGCCTTGGCGCTGCTGGTGGGCACCATGCGCCAGGCGGAAACGGCGCCGGCGGTGCGCAGCATTCTCGGTGTGCTAACAGGGCAGCCGCTGCTGACGGCGGGCCTTGCCGCGTTGTTGACCTGGTGCGCGCATTCCAGTACCCCGGTGGTGCTGTTCGTGATGTCGCTGGCCGGTGCCCATGCCATGCCGCTGGATAGCGCACTGGCGATGGTGCTGGGGGCCAATATCGGCAGCGCGCTCAACCCTTACGTCGAGGGGGCCAAGGGCAACGACAACGTGCGCAAACGCCTGCCCACCGGCAACCTGCTGCTACGTGGCGGGGTCTGCTTGGCCTTGCTGCCGTTGGTATCGTTATTGGCCGACCTGCTTTCGGGCTGGTCGAGCGATGCCAGCCATCTGATCGCCCATGTCCATACCCTGCTCAACCTGGCCATCGCGGTGGTCTTCATCGGCCTGCTGGGACCGCTGGCCGAGCTGCTGGAACGGCTGTTTCCCGACAACCGCCAGGCCGAAAGCCCGGATGCGCCACGCTACCTCGACCCCTCCGCCATCGGCTCGCCCTCGGTGGCGCTCGCCTGCGCTACGCGCGAGGCGCTGCACATGGGGGACGTGGTCGAGGACATGCTGCGGCGGAGCATTCCCGCCCTGTTGGGTGATGACCGCCGCATGGTGTCCGAAGTGGTGCGCCGCGACGACGCCGTGGACCGGCTGCACGAAGCCATCAAGCTCTACGTGACGGCGGTGACGCGCGAGGGGTTGGAGCCCGCCGACGGCCGCCGCGCCATGGCGATCATGTCCTTCGTCATCAACATGGAGCACATCGGCGACATCGTCGACAAGAACCTGATGGAACTGGCCGCGAAGAAGATCAAGGGCAAGCTGCGCTTTTCGGAAGAAGGCGCGGCGGAACTGCTCGCCCTCCACGAGCAGGTGCTGGACAGTTTTCACCGCGCCCAAGCCGCCTTTGTGTCGAGCTGCGTGAAAACCGCCGAGCGTATTCTCGACGATAAGGTGACGGTGCGTGACCTGGAACGGGAGGGTGCCGACAAGCACCTGCTGCGGCTGCGCGACGGACGCCCCGAAAGCATCCTGTCCAGCTCGCTGCATCTCGATGTACTGCGCGACCTGAAGCGCATCCATTCGCATATTTGCGCCACGGCCTACCCCATCCTGGAGCAGCAAGTGGCGGCGGAATGA
- a CDS encoding HAD family phosphatase produces MALGIFDMDDTLVDGDSANLWLHHLVERGLAPAEMLPREAELLQAYRDGRVDMHEYMRFALIPLRGVSMATVQGWLTEFVDDVILPRIFPQALRRLEWHRERQDRLLIISATGEHLVSAIAERLGVADSIGIMLETADGIYTGQTHGVLSYRDGKVTRLRQWLEDEGESLHGSFGYSDSLNDVPLLEAVEHKHAINPDATLRQVAQERGWSVLAWQHAVEQA; encoded by the coding sequence ATGGCACTGGGAATCTTCGATATGGACGACACGCTGGTAGACGGCGACAGTGCCAACCTGTGGCTGCACCACCTGGTCGAGCGCGGGCTGGCGCCGGCCGAGATGCTGCCGCGCGAAGCCGAGCTGCTGCAGGCCTACCGCGATGGCCGGGTGGACATGCACGAGTACATGCGTTTCGCCCTTATCCCGCTACGCGGCGTGAGCATGGCGACGGTACAGGGCTGGCTCACCGAGTTTGTCGACGACGTCATCCTGCCACGCATCTTTCCGCAGGCGCTGCGGCGTCTGGAGTGGCACCGCGAGCGGCAGGACCGGCTGCTCATCATCTCGGCTACTGGTGAACACCTGGTGAGCGCCATCGCCGAGCGCCTGGGCGTCGCCGATTCGATCGGCATCATGCTGGAGACCGCCGACGGCATCTACACCGGGCAGACCCATGGTGTGCTCAGTTACCGTGACGGCAAGGTGACCCGGCTGCGGCAATGGCTGGAGGACGAGGGTGAAAGCCTGCACGGCAGCTTCGGCTACAGCGATTCGCTCAACGACGTTCCCCTGCTAGAGGCCGTCGAGCACAAGCACGCCATCAACCCGGACGCGACGCTGCGCCAGGTGGCCCAGGAGCGGGGCTGGTCGGTGCTGGCGTGGCAGCACGCTGTCGAGCAGGCCTGA
- a CDS encoding ABC transporter ATP-binding protein codes for MSYVEASGLAKKYGTATIFQDINFSLRKGEFVTLLGPSGCGKSTLLRSLAGLTDIDAGAIRVGGEDITRAAPQKRGIGMVFQSYALFPNMSVEQNIAFGLKLQKLPASEIARKVADVVRLVALGGKEQHYPHELSGGQRQRVALARALVVEPRILLLDEPLSALDARIRKSLREQIRDIQQRLGLTTVFVTHDQEEALTMSDRIFVMDQGRIVQEGSAEMIYTRPATEFVARFMGSYNLLTPTEASRLLQLETRGHLAIRPEAIQIFTPGQAYPAHQGTPLPATIRQHQLLGNVIRYQVQAHGITLQVDQLNRRSEDLLAAGTEVNLMIDQQQMREVH; via the coding sequence ATGAGTTACGTTGAAGCTAGCGGCCTGGCCAAGAAATACGGCACCGCCACCATCTTCCAGGACATCAATTTCTCACTCCGGAAAGGCGAATTCGTCACCCTGCTGGGTCCCAGCGGCTGCGGCAAATCCACGCTGCTGCGCAGCCTGGCCGGGCTGACCGACATCGACGCCGGCGCTATTCGCGTCGGCGGCGAGGACATCACCCGCGCCGCGCCGCAAAAACGCGGCATTGGCATGGTGTTCCAGAGCTATGCGCTATTCCCCAACATGAGCGTGGAACAGAACATTGCCTTCGGCCTGAAGCTGCAAAAGCTCCCGGCCAGCGAGATTGCCCGCAAGGTAGCCGACGTGGTCCGCCTGGTGGCACTGGGCGGCAAGGAACAGCACTACCCGCACGAACTGTCCGGCGGCCAACGTCAGCGCGTGGCGCTGGCGCGCGCACTGGTGGTGGAGCCGCGCATCCTGCTGCTGGATGAACCCCTGTCGGCGCTGGATGCCCGCATCCGCAAATCGCTGCGTGAGCAAATCCGCGACATCCAGCAACGCCTGGGCCTGACCACGGTGTTTGTTACCCATGATCAGGAAGAAGCCCTGACCATGTCCGACCGCATCTTTGTGATGGATCAGGGGCGTATCGTGCAGGAAGGCTCGGCCGAAATGATCTACACCCGCCCGGCCACCGAGTTCGTGGCGCGCTTCATGGGCAGCTACAACCTGCTGACACCCACCGAAGCCAGCCGCCTGCTGCAGCTGGAAACCCGCGGCCATCTGGCCATCCGCCCGGAGGCCATCCAGATTTTCACGCCGGGGCAGGCCTACCCGGCGCACCAGGGCACGCCACTGCCGGCCACCATCCGCCAGCACCAGCTGCTGGGCAACGTCATCCGCTATCAGGTGCAGGCCCACGGCATCACCCTGCAGGTAGACCAGCTGAACCGCCGCTCGGAAGACCTGCTGGCCGCCGGCACCGAGGTAAACCTGATGATCGATCAACAACAAATGCGGGAGGTGCACTGA
- a CDS encoding ABC transporter permease, translating to MRAELYHRSVVAVLILLLTVPVLATLLYSLSEHWGATILPDDLSLSWYLQLWQDSAFLAAFGRSLAVCLGTLLLSTLIIVPAVFVVFYRFPGLDKLMNALILIPFAVPPVVTSVGLLNIYADGPLNITGTPWILVGCYFTIALPFMYRSLANSLTSINVRDLMDAAHLLGASTPAAFLLVILPNLRKGLMASLFLAFSFLLGDFVFANLLAGSHYETLQVYLYNMRQTSGHFTSAIVMSYFLFTLFLTWLTARFGK from the coding sequence ATGCGCGCTGAGCTCTATCACCGCAGCGTGGTCGCCGTACTGATTCTGCTGCTGACCGTACCGGTGCTGGCCACCCTGCTGTATTCGCTGTCCGAACACTGGGGCGCCACCATCCTGCCGGACGACCTGTCGCTGAGCTGGTATCTGCAACTGTGGCAGGACAGCGCCTTCCTGGCTGCCTTCGGGCGCTCGCTGGCGGTGTGCCTGGGCACCCTGCTGCTGAGCACGCTGATCATCGTGCCGGCGGTGTTCGTGGTGTTCTACCGCTTTCCCGGCCTGGACAAGCTGATGAACGCGCTGATCCTGATTCCGTTCGCGGTGCCGCCGGTCGTGACCTCGGTCGGCTTGCTGAACATCTACGCCGATGGCCCGCTCAACATCACCGGCACGCCGTGGATTCTGGTGGGCTGTTATTTCACCATCGCTCTGCCGTTCATGTACCGCTCGCTGGCCAACAGTCTCACCAGCATCAATGTGCGCGACCTGATGGATGCCGCTCATTTGCTGGGTGCCAGCACCCCCGCGGCCTTTTTGCTGGTGATCCTGCCCAACCTGCGCAAAGGGCTGATGGCCTCGCTGTTCCTGGCGTTTTCCTTCCTGCTGGGGGACTTCGTGTTTGCCAACCTGCTGGCCGGCTCCCACTACGAAACCCTGCAGGTCTACCTCTACAACATGCGTCAGACGAGCGGCCACTTCACCAGTGCCATCGTCATGAGCTACTTCCTGTTCACACTGTTCCTGACGTGGCTGACCGCCCGTTTCGGCAAATAG
- a CDS encoding ABC transporter permease subunit, producing MKTTSLPLAGKPAVQVRPRSRWRHWPAALLLLPFFAMLILFSLAPMAWVLINSVHTEQGLSLANYSDILSSPFYRQAFDNSLRISVWSSVIGLVISLLGAASLRRVSGRLRRLVVSITNMTSNLTGVPLAFAFIILVGTNGALTLLLRQWGVIEDFRLYSSNGVILIYTYFQIPLGVLLLYPAFDSLDDDWQAAASLLGARLWQYWRYVGLPVLAPAILGTFILLFANAIGAYASAYALTQGNFNLITVRIASLVSGDIFLEPNVAAALSVLLMLMLLLVTAVNQWLLKKGARHAR from the coding sequence ATGAAAACCACATCGCTCCCCCTTGCCGGCAAGCCTGCCGTGCAGGTGCGGCCGCGCTCACGGTGGCGGCACTGGCCGGCGGCGCTGTTGCTGCTGCCCTTTTTCGCCATGCTGATCCTGTTCAGTCTGGCGCCGATGGCGTGGGTGCTGATCAACAGCGTGCACACCGAGCAGGGCCTGTCGCTGGCCAACTACAGCGACATCCTGTCCTCGCCGTTCTATCGCCAGGCCTTCGACAACAGCCTGCGCATTTCCGTGTGGTCCAGCGTGATCGGGTTGGTGATTTCGCTGCTGGGAGCGGCCTCTTTGCGCCGGGTTTCCGGCAGGCTGCGCCGGCTGGTGGTGTCGATCACCAATATGACCAGCAACCTCACCGGCGTACCGCTCGCCTTCGCCTTCATCATTCTGGTGGGCACCAACGGCGCGCTGACCCTGCTGCTGCGCCAGTGGGGGGTGATCGAGGACTTCCGCCTGTACTCCAGCAACGGCGTGATCCTGATCTACACCTACTTCCAGATTCCGCTGGGCGTGCTGCTGCTGTATCCGGCATTCGATTCGCTGGACGATGACTGGCAGGCCGCGGCCTCGCTCTTGGGCGCCCGGCTGTGGCAATACTGGCGCTACGTGGGCCTGCCGGTGCTGGCCCCCGCCATTCTGGGGACGTTCATCCTGTTGTTTGCCAACGCCATCGGCGCCTACGCCAGTGCCTATGCGCTGACGCAGGGCAACTTCAACCTGATCACGGTACGCATTGCCAGCCTGGTTTCCGGCGACATCTTTCTGGAGCCGAACGTAGCCGCCGCCCTGTCGGTATTGCTGATGCTGATGTTGCTGCTGGTCACCGCCGTCAACCAGTGGCTGCTGAAGAAAGGAGCCCGTCATGCGCGCTGA
- a CDS encoding alkaline phosphatase family protein — translation MSSKVILVLIDGLAWQAAHDGMGYLQGLCEADQACLYQLQCALPSLSRPLYECILSGMAPVHSGIVHNDAVPASSQQSLFHLARDAGLATAAAAYCWIAELYNRAPYVAVRDRFTDDSRLPIQHGVFYHGDDYPDDHVLLDAEALRLKHQPDFLLVHPMETDVAGHRHGYDSAQYRNSARRIDKRLAEYLPGWLAAGYQVLITSDHGMNRDGSHGGLLPEERLVPLFVFGQRFSKRPDIRVQQTELCGLAADLLGLRHTKPRNPELLLS, via the coding sequence ATGTCCAGCAAGGTCATCCTGGTATTGATCGACGGTCTGGCCTGGCAGGCGGCCCATGATGGCATGGGCTACCTGCAAGGACTGTGCGAGGCTGATCAGGCCTGCCTTTACCAACTGCAGTGTGCGCTGCCTTCGCTGTCGCGCCCGTTGTACGAATGCATTCTCAGCGGGATGGCGCCGGTGCATAGCGGCATCGTGCACAACGACGCCGTCCCGGCCTCCAGCCAGCAAAGCCTCTTCCACCTGGCGCGCGATGCCGGTCTGGCCACCGCGGCGGCGGCGTATTGCTGGATAGCCGAGCTGTACAACCGGGCGCCTTACGTGGCCGTGCGCGACCGCTTCACCGATGACAGCCGCCTGCCGATTCAGCATGGCGTGTTCTACCACGGCGACGACTACCCGGATGACCACGTGCTGCTGGATGCCGAGGCTCTAAGGCTCAAGCACCAGCCGGATTTTCTGCTGGTGCACCCGATGGAAACCGACGTGGCGGGGCATCGCCACGGCTACGACAGCGCACAGTACCGCAATTCGGCACGCCGCATTGACAAGCGGCTGGCCGAATACCTGCCCGGATGGTTAGCCGCGGGCTACCAGGTACTGATCACCAGTGATCACGGCATGAACCGGGATGGTAGTCACGGCGGCCTGCTGCCGGAAGAGCGACTGGTGCCCCTGTTCGTGTTCGGTCAACGTTTCAGCAAGCGGCCGGATATCCGTGTGCAACAGACCGAGCTATGCGGCCTCGCCGCCGACCTGCTGGGCCTGCGCCACACCAAACCGCGTAACCCGGAGTTACTCTTGTCATGA
- a CDS encoding ABC transporter substrate-binding protein, translating to MKNLLVSVVSGGLCLSVAQANAENLTALTQAAKKEGAVYSVGMPDDWANWKDTWAQVTQKYGLSHRDTDLSSAEELAKFEAEKTNATADIGDVGHTFGPVALQKGLTQPYKPSTWNDIPAWAKDKDGHWVLAYTGTISFITNNQLVKEPPKSWADLLKGKYKVTLGAVGVSARANSAVLAAALARGGDEKNLKPALEFFGQLAKQGRLSLIDPSLANLEKGEIEVGILWDFTSLSYRDRIDSKRFTVSIPTDGSVTTGYTTIINKYAKHPNAAKLVREYVLSDAGQVNLARGYARPIRSNVQIPADVQAKLLPASQYKAAKPIRDFAAWEDSTKKLPRQWQETVMVNMQ from the coding sequence ATGAAAAACTTGCTGGTTAGCGTCGTATCCGGGGGGCTTTGCCTCAGCGTGGCACAGGCCAATGCGGAGAACCTCACAGCCCTGACCCAGGCCGCCAAGAAAGAAGGCGCCGTTTATAGCGTGGGCATGCCCGACGACTGGGCCAACTGGAAAGACACCTGGGCGCAGGTTACCCAGAAATATGGTCTGAGTCACCGTGATACCGATCTGAGCTCGGCAGAAGAACTGGCCAAGTTCGAGGCCGAAAAAACCAATGCGACGGCGGATATCGGCGACGTTGGCCACACGTTTGGCCCGGTGGCGCTGCAAAAAGGACTGACCCAGCCGTACAAGCCCAGCACCTGGAACGATATTCCGGCCTGGGCCAAGGACAAGGACGGCCATTGGGTGCTGGCCTATACCGGCACCATTTCCTTCATCACCAACAACCAGTTGGTGAAAGAGCCGCCCAAATCCTGGGCCGACCTGCTGAAAGGCAAGTACAAGGTCACGCTGGGTGCCGTGGGGGTTTCCGCCCGTGCCAACAGCGCCGTGCTCGCCGCCGCGCTGGCCCGTGGCGGCGACGAGAAAAACCTGAAACCGGCACTGGAGTTCTTCGGCCAGCTGGCCAAGCAGGGGCGCCTGTCGCTGATCGACCCGAGCCTGGCCAACCTGGAAAAGGGGGAGATTGAAGTCGGCATCCTGTGGGATTTCACCTCGCTGAGCTACCGCGACCGCATCGACAGCAAGCGCTTCACCGTGAGCATTCCCACCGATGGCTCGGTCACCACCGGTTACACCACCATCATCAACAAGTACGCCAAGCACCCGAACGCCGCCAAGCTGGTACGCGAATACGTGCTGAGCGATGCGGGCCAGGTCAACCTGGCGCGCGGCTATGCCCGACCGATCCGCAGCAATGTGCAGATCCCGGCCGACGTGCAGGCCAAGCTGCTGCCCGCCAGCCAGTACAAGGCAGCCAAGCCGATCCGCGACTTCGCCGCCTGGGAGGACTCGACCAAGAAGCTGCCGCGCCAGTGGCAGGAAACGGTCATGGTGAACATGCAGTAA
- a CDS encoding UTRA domain-containing protein, with translation MAAIERNTTLAAQIRQSLEMQIDSKLLLPGVKLPSERELSELFDTTRTTVKEALLAMEAEGRIYCEDRRGWFVAPPRLIYNPLYRSPFHQIVTEQKRQLETLVLSSRTIVATPTLCQELELPTLSRVNEVTRLRKLDGRVVLLARHYLKPERFPGILEHDLSQSLTTLYEQQYGVRYGRSRFEINPTAAWGEVAQALMLTQGSPILLISCVNYDQHGEIIDCDHEYWRHDAVRILVDSQELERMKANTLL, from the coding sequence TTGGCTGCAATTGAGCGCAACACCACTCTGGCCGCCCAGATCAGGCAGTCGCTGGAGATGCAAATCGATAGCAAATTGCTGCTGCCGGGCGTCAAGCTGCCGTCGGAGCGCGAGCTTTCCGAGTTGTTCGACACCACACGGACGACGGTAAAGGAGGCGCTGCTGGCGATGGAGGCCGAAGGGCGCATCTATTGCGAAGACCGCCGCGGCTGGTTTGTCGCCCCGCCCAGGCTGATATACAACCCGCTGTACCGTTCCCCCTTTCACCAGATCGTTACCGAACAGAAGCGGCAACTGGAAACCCTGGTGCTGTCATCGCGCACCATCGTGGCCACGCCGACACTGTGCCAGGAGCTGGAGCTGCCCACCCTGTCGCGGGTGAACGAGGTCACGCGGCTGCGCAAGCTGGATGGTCGCGTGGTACTGCTGGCACGGCACTATCTGAAACCGGAGCGCTTTCCCGGCATTCTGGAACATGACCTGAGCCAGTCGCTGACCACGCTTTACGAGCAGCAGTACGGGGTGCGCTATGGCCGTTCCCGTTTCGAGATCAACCCCACGGCCGCCTGGGGCGAGGTGGCGCAGGCACTGATGCTGACCCAGGGCAGCCCGATCTTGCTGATTTCCTGCGTCAACTACGATCAGCATGGCGAGATCATCGATTGCGACCATGAATACTGGCGCCACGACGCGGTACGCATTCTGGTGGATAGCCAGGAGTTGGAGCGGATGAAGGCAAATACCTTGCTGTGA